In a single window of the Prevotella melaninogenica genome:
- the xerA gene encoding site-specific tyrosine recombinase/integron integrase, with protein METGKNSKDIVSRYRRYLKLEKGYSANTLDAYMRDVDKLLRYLAVEQVNVLDVKLEDLEHFAAFISDLGIGPRSLARILSGVRQFYRFLVIDGYLEVDPTELLESPKQPDHLPEVLSTAEVDLLEQAIDLSKWEGHRNRAIIEVLFSCGLRVSELTNLKLSNLYIEEQYIRVMGKGSKERLVPISPRALDELSYWFADRNVMKIKPGEEDYVFLNRRGQHLTRTMILIMIKRYAVEAGIKKTISPHTLRHSFATSLLEGGADLRAIQAMLGHESIGTTEIYTHIDTSTLRQEILEHHPRNIQYNERQQMDLLPE; from the coding sequence ATGGAAACAGGCAAGAATTCAAAGGATATTGTCAGCCGTTACCGCCGTTATCTGAAGTTAGAGAAAGGCTATTCGGCTAATACGCTTGATGCTTATATGCGTGATGTCGATAAGCTCTTGCGCTATCTTGCTGTGGAACAGGTTAATGTCTTGGATGTGAAGTTGGAAGACTTGGAACATTTCGCAGCCTTTATCTCTGATCTTGGCATTGGTCCTCGCTCGTTGGCTCGTATTCTTAGTGGTGTGCGACAGTTCTATCGTTTCCTCGTTATTGATGGTTATTTAGAAGTTGATCCGACCGAGTTGTTAGAGTCGCCGAAGCAACCTGACCACTTACCAGAGGTTCTTTCCACTGCCGAAGTTGATCTTTTAGAGCAGGCGATAGACCTATCAAAATGGGAAGGACATCGCAACCGTGCTATTATCGAGGTCTTGTTCTCTTGTGGACTGCGTGTGTCAGAACTCACCAACCTAAAACTTTCCAATCTATATATCGAAGAACAATATATTCGAGTGATGGGTAAAGGCTCGAAGGAACGTTTGGTTCCTATCTCACCACGTGCCTTAGACGAACTAAGCTATTGGTTTGCCGACCGTAATGTGATGAAAATCAAACCCGGAGAGGAGGATTATGTCTTCCTAAATCGTCGTGGACAGCATCTTACCCGTACGATGATTCTTATCATGATAAAGCGATATGCGGTTGAAGCTGGTATCAAGAAAACAATTTCTCCACACACGCTTCGTCATTCCTTTGCCACCTCCTTACTCGAAGGTGGTGCCGATTTGCGAGCTATTCAGGCAATGTTGGGACACGAAAGTATAGGAACAACAGAGATTTACACGCATATTGATACCTCAACACTACGACAGGAAATTCTTGAACATCACCCTCGTAATATCCAGTATAATGAGCGTCAGCAGATGGACTTATTGCCAGAATAA
- the aroQ gene encoding type II 3-dehydroquinate dehydratase yields MKVIIINGPNLNLLGVREPEIYGSLSMDTFLSQLRESYPNSTIDYYQSNIEGELINKLQETGFSYDGIILNAGAYTHTSIALLDCIRSLQTPVIEVHISNVNDREEFRRHSMIAPACKGTIQGFGLNSYRLAMEALSLL; encoded by the coding sequence ATGAAAGTAATCATTATTAATGGTCCTAACTTGAACCTCTTAGGGGTGCGTGAACCTGAAATATACGGTAGTCTGTCTATGGATACCTTCCTTTCACAGCTGCGCGAAAGCTATCCTAACAGCACCATCGACTACTACCAAAGTAATATTGAGGGCGAACTCATCAACAAACTGCAGGAGACTGGATTCTCGTATGATGGTATCATCCTCAATGCTGGGGCTTATACGCATACAAGTATTGCGCTTTTGGATTGCATCCGTTCTTTGCAAACACCAGTGATTGAAGTACATATCAGTAATGTTAACGACCGCGAAGAATTCCGTCGCCACTCAATGATTGCCCCAGCTTGCAAGGGAACTATTCAGGGCTTTGGTCTTAACAGCTACAGATTGGCTATGGAAGCTTTGTCGCTCCTATAA
- a CDS encoding O-methyltransferase, producing MPTTNTYTSLTDEAGCDAYLASHIDPEGDYLYRLYRATNIHTIHGRMASGHLQGRLLKMLVQMIRPKNILEVGTFSGYSAICMAEGLEEDGKLYTFEINDEMEDFTRPWIEGSPVADKIDFRIGDAAEEAPKLGILFDMAFVDGDKRYYTEVYEKLLPIIRSGGYILADNTLWDWHVIDPAYDHDQQTIGIRRFNDFIAKDNRIEKVILPLRDGLTLIRKK from the coding sequence ATGCCTACAACCAACACCTATACGTCTCTCACTGACGAAGCGGGCTGCGATGCCTATCTTGCCTCACATATCGACCCAGAAGGCGATTATCTTTATCGTCTTTATCGTGCCACAAACATCCATACTATTCACGGACGTATGGCAAGCGGACACCTACAAGGTCGTCTCTTAAAGATGCTTGTACAGATGATACGCCCTAAAAATATCCTCGAGGTGGGTACTTTCAGTGGCTATTCGGCTATCTGTATGGCAGAGGGATTGGAGGAAGATGGCAAACTCTATACCTTTGAAATCAATGACGAGATGGAGGATTTCACCCGTCCATGGATTGAAGGGTCGCCTGTTGCAGATAAGATTGACTTTCGTATCGGTGATGCAGCAGAAGAGGCTCCGAAGTTGGGGATTCTATTTGACATGGCTTTCGTTGATGGTGACAAACGATACTATACGGAGGTATATGAGAAATTATTGCCTATCATCCGTTCTGGTGGCTATATCCTCGCTGACAACACACTGTGGGATTGGCACGTCATTGACCCTGCCTATGACCACGACCAACAAACAATTGGTATTCGCCGTTTCAATGATTTCATTGCTAAAGACAACCGAATTGAGAAGGTTATCCTCCCATTACGCGATGGACTGACACTGATTAGGAAGAAATAA
- the rbfA gene encoding 30S ribosome-binding factor RbfA: MQETRQNRISRLLQKELASIFQTQTRMMHGVLVSVTRVKVSPDLSICTAYLSIFPSEKGEEILKNINANEKTIRYDLGQRVHNQLRIIPELRFFIDDSLDYLERIDELLKK, encoded by the coding sequence ATGCAAGAAACAAGACAAAACCGCATATCACGCCTCCTTCAGAAGGAATTGGCAAGTATTTTCCAGACACAGACACGCATGATGCATGGTGTTTTGGTTAGTGTGACACGTGTAAAGGTAAGTCCAGACCTCAGTATCTGTACCGCTTACCTCAGTATCTTCCCATCTGAAAAGGGCGAAGAAATACTGAAAAATATCAATGCCAATGAGAAGACTATCCGCTATGACTTAGGACAGCGTGTGCATAATCAGCTGCGCATCATCCCTGAGCTACGCTTCTTCATTGACGACTCCCTCGACTATTTGGAGCGCATTGATGAGTTACTAAAGAAGTAG
- a CDS encoding FtsX-like permease family protein — protein MNFPFYIARRYLFSKKSTHAINVISLISVLGVSVATMALVVVLSGFNGFSDLVASFFTNFDPQIKVEAAKGKAMTANDSLLLKVKHLPTVEVATECVEDQALAVYHDKQAMVNVKGVEDNFDSLTHISNILYGEGDFRLHTANLQYGVLGIRLAQDLGTGVAWPDYLHIYAPQREGQYDASNPTDAFVKDSLISPGVLFQVKQMKYDKGYIITSLDFARRIFNRQGEITSLELRMKPGVDIDKAKDEIQTLLGDNYKVLDRYEQQADTFNIMRIEKLFAYVFLTFILMVACFNIIGSLSMLIIDKKNDVITLRNLGATDGQIRRIFLFEGRMISAAGAVIGIALGLLLCWLQQTYGLVQLGDQAGNFVVNAYPISVHPEDIITIFLTVILVGWLSVWYPVRYMSRKLTRD, from the coding sequence ATGAACTTCCCTTTTTACATTGCCCGCCGTTACCTCTTCTCAAAGAAGAGTACACATGCTATTAACGTTATCAGCCTCATCTCTGTACTCGGTGTATCTGTCGCTACAATGGCATTGGTCGTTGTATTAAGTGGATTCAATGGCTTCTCCGACCTTGTAGCCTCCTTCTTCACCAACTTCGACCCACAAATTAAGGTTGAAGCTGCAAAGGGTAAGGCTATGACGGCTAACGATTCATTGCTCCTAAAGGTGAAACATCTGCCCACAGTAGAGGTTGCAACGGAGTGTGTGGAGGACCAAGCATTGGCGGTCTATCATGACAAACAGGCGATGGTGAACGTAAAGGGTGTGGAAGATAACTTCGACTCACTGACACATATCAGCAATATTCTATATGGTGAGGGCGATTTTAGACTTCATACAGCCAATCTGCAATATGGCGTTCTCGGTATTAGATTGGCCCAAGACCTCGGTACTGGAGTTGCATGGCCAGACTACTTACACATCTATGCGCCACAGCGTGAGGGACAGTATGATGCTTCTAATCCAACAGATGCCTTCGTAAAAGACTCGTTGATATCACCGGGAGTGTTGTTTCAAGTGAAGCAGATGAAGTATGACAAGGGCTATATCATCACCTCTCTCGACTTTGCACGTCGTATCTTTAACAGACAGGGAGAGATTACCTCACTTGAATTACGCATGAAACCGGGTGTCGACATTGACAAAGCTAAGGACGAAATACAAACCCTTCTCGGTGACAATTACAAGGTATTAGACCGCTATGAACAGCAAGCCGATACGTTTAACATCATGCGTATTGAGAAACTCTTTGCATACGTCTTCCTCACGTTTATCCTTATGGTGGCGTGCTTTAACATCATTGGCTCGCTATCTATGCTCATCATCGACAAGAAGAATGATGTTATTACCCTGCGCAACCTCGGTGCTACGGATGGTCAGATACGTCGTATCTTCCTCTTTGAAGGTAGAATGATTTCCGCTGCTGGAGCTGTCATTGGTATTGCACTCGGTTTATTACTCTGCTGGTTGCAACAGACTTACGGTCTTGTACAGCTCGGCGATCAGGCTGGCAACTTCGTTGTTAATGCCTATCCTATCAGTGTTCATCCCGAAGATATCATCACTATCTTCCTCACAGTTATCCTTGTTGGCTGGCTTTCCGTATGGTATCCGGTGCGCTATATGAGTCGAAAACTGACGAGGGATTAA
- the rhuM gene encoding virulence protein RhuM/Fic/DOC family protein, translating into MTENLNDKIIIYQSEDGKTQLDVKLEGETVWLSTKQMAKLFDKEESNIRRHVNNVFKEAELTRENNVHFLHVNGIKKPVPYYTLDVIISVGYRVHSQRGVRFRQWANSILKQYLVKGYAINENIRKHQIAELRQLIQVLGRAIQQHPAKTTDESNALFDVVVDYTYALDTLDNYDYQRLHIAKTTKEEPFHATYENAMHEIDILRQKFGGSVLFGNEKDDSFKSSIGQIYQTFDGTELYPSVEEKAAMLLYLVTKNHSFSDGNKRIAATLFLWFMNNNAILYRPDGTKRIADNTLVALTLMIAESKTEEKDIMVKVVVNLINQAN; encoded by the coding sequence ATGACTGAAAACCTAAACGACAAAATTATCATCTATCAAAGTGAAGATGGTAAGACCCAACTTGATGTAAAGTTGGAAGGAGAAACCGTATGGCTAAGTACAAAGCAAATGGCAAAACTCTTTGACAAAGAAGAGTCAAACATACGAAGACACGTAAACAATGTTTTTAAAGAAGCAGAACTAACACGAGAGAATAACGTGCATTTTTTGCACGTTAATGGTATAAAAAAGCCTGTCCCATATTATACTCTTGATGTAATTATATCTGTAGGCTACCGAGTACATAGCCAAAGGGGCGTTCGTTTCCGCCAATGGGCAAACTCTATTCTCAAGCAGTATCTTGTCAAAGGCTATGCCATCAACGAGAATATACGTAAACACCAGATTGCAGAGCTACGCCAATTAATACAAGTTTTAGGCAGAGCTATCCAGCAACACCCCGCAAAGACGACAGATGAAAGTAACGCTCTCTTTGACGTCGTTGTAGACTATACCTACGCACTCGACACACTCGACAACTATGATTACCAGCGACTTCACATCGCCAAGACCACCAAAGAAGAACCTTTCCACGCTACATACGAGAATGCTATGCACGAGATAGATATTCTTCGACAGAAGTTTGGTGGCTCTGTTCTCTTTGGTAATGAGAAAGATGACTCCTTCAAAAGCTCTATCGGGCAAATCTATCAGACCTTTGATGGTACAGAACTCTATCCGAGTGTAGAGGAGAAAGCAGCTATGCTACTATATCTTGTCACCAAGAATCACTCGTTCAGCGATGGCAATAAACGCATTGCAGCAACGTTATTCCTATGGTTTATGAACAACAACGCTATCCTCTATCGTCCCGATGGCACCAAACGAATTGCTGACAACACCCTCGTTGCCCTCACCCTAATGATTGCCGAGAGTAAAACAGAGGAAAAGGATATAATGGTAAAGGTAGTGGTGAACCTTATCAACCAAGCCAATTAA
- a CDS encoding DUF3791 domain-containing protein — translation MSREETNQIRYIVALIAEFAKKFNLGQRQAYNYLKRFKGIDYLMSFYDVLHTQSFEDAIHDISIICQRNGGALK, via the coding sequence ATGTCAAGAGAGGAAACAAATCAAATACGCTACATCGTCGCTTTAATAGCAGAGTTTGCTAAGAAGTTTAATCTTGGTCAGCGACAGGCATACAATTACCTTAAGCGTTTTAAGGGAATAGACTACTTGATGTCCTTTTATGATGTCCTACACACACAGTCCTTTGAGGATGCTATTCATGACATTTCTATCATCTGTCAGAGGAATGGCGGTGCGCTAAAATGA
- a CDS encoding DUF3990 domain-containing protein: MILYHGSNIDIDKIDLTKSKPYKDFGKGFYLSADKQQAQRMAEQRTSILLEGKPTLNKYQFDETTLDCDSLRILRFEEYSKEWAEFVLKNRDTNTEQPCHNFDIVYGPIADDGVTFQLRRYKTGMISLEQLVNELKYSQGITFQYYFGTELAISKLKKL, translated from the coding sequence ATGATTCTCTATCATGGTTCTAATATTGATATTGACAAGATTGATCTTACAAAGTCCAAACCATACAAGGACTTTGGCAAAGGCTTTTATCTGTCAGCCGATAAGCAGCAGGCACAACGCATGGCAGAACAAAGAACATCAATCTTACTTGAAGGAAAGCCTACACTCAATAAATATCAATTTGATGAGACAACACTCGATTGCGATAGTTTGAGAATCTTACGTTTTGAAGAGTACAGTAAGGAATGGGCAGAGTTTGTACTAAAGAACAGAGATACCAATACAGAGCAACCTTGCCATAATTTTGATATTGTTTATGGACCTATCGCTGATGATGGAGTAACCTTTCAACTCCGCCGATATAAAACAGGGATGATAAGTCTGGAACAACTCGTCAACGAACTGAAATACTCGCAAGGTATAACATTTCAATATTACTTCGGAACAGAATTAGCAATATCAAAACTAAAGAAATTATGA
- a CDS encoding DUF4595 domain-containing protein, whose amino-acid sequence MKKTITIALLTAAVIGATFVLSSCSNKNDDDWIIDGLPDPVTIDLSKVFTNGTPKEVDSMTIQTDEKGLVTSIETKDEMVSFKYNNTKTRAIVVPNVFMKVERNGDTTIYRMYLNNNGFVRRCVIEQKENTKEDIWRFTYNDNEQLINIIHSADNYKELTLTYKDSNISEIETKTIVSQTTTRKKDTCKVAYTSDTTPAPIVNKGNIMLFNTTFGIDIGAMKYAYYAGLLGKATKNLPVQLIDKSGNKTNFTWTFNSNGFPTAMTSGSHQYKFGW is encoded by the coding sequence ATGAAAAAGACTATTACAATCGCACTTCTTACTGCAGCAGTAATAGGTGCAACATTTGTTTTATCATCATGCAGTAACAAAAACGATGATGACTGGATTATTGACGGCTTGCCAGATCCTGTAACAATTGACCTTTCAAAGGTATTCACTAATGGAACGCCTAAAGAGGTGGACAGTATGACTATCCAAACAGATGAAAAAGGATTAGTTACAAGTATTGAGACTAAGGATGAAATGGTATCTTTTAAATACAATAATACAAAAACACGTGCTATTGTAGTCCCAAATGTCTTCATGAAAGTAGAACGTAATGGAGATACAACGATCTACAGAATGTATCTGAACAACAACGGTTTTGTTAGAAGATGCGTGATAGAGCAAAAGGAAAATACAAAGGAAGATATATGGAGGTTCACTTATAACGATAATGAGCAACTAATTAATATAATCCATTCAGCAGATAACTACAAAGAACTTACTTTGACTTATAAAGATAGCAACATCTCTGAAATAGAGACAAAAACTATCGTCTCACAAACAACAACAAGAAAGAAAGATACTTGTAAAGTTGCTTATACCTCAGATACAACCCCAGCTCCTATAGTGAACAAGGGTAACATTATGCTCTTCAATACAACGTTTGGTATTGACATTGGCGCAATGAAATACGCCTACTATGCAGGATTGCTTGGAAAAGCAACTAAGAACTTGCCTGTACAGCTTATTGATAAGAGCGGCAACAAAACCAACTTTACATGGACTTTCAATAGTAATGGTTTCCCAACAGCAATGACAAGCGGTAGCCATCAATACAAGTTCGGGTGGTAA
- a CDS encoding HU family DNA-binding protein, with amino-acid sequence MTVNYKLLRTSGKLAQRKALRIVPIKKDVTGIDRICQRIQQTTTLTTADILGTIAALKTELAEELKSGNTVHLPGIGFFSLALKGDMYEDPKTHHHHLRNVAVRKIRFRPDKDLHKALGKMDFENKTYKDGTSTLPIKSAVNAALKELFEESPIITVNDLRRRLNLSTTYAYQLTAQLEHEKKIINIGSRYRKIYKKG; translated from the coding sequence ATGACTGTAAATTACAAACTATTAAGAACAAGCGGTAAACTCGCACAACGTAAAGCACTAAGAATCGTACCTATCAAGAAAGATGTCACGGGAATAGATAGAATCTGTCAGCGTATCCAACAAACGACAACACTCACAACAGCCGACATTCTCGGGACTATCGCTGCATTAAAAACAGAATTAGCAGAGGAGCTAAAAAGTGGGAATACAGTTCATCTACCGGGCATTGGATTCTTCTCGCTTGCCCTTAAAGGCGACATGTACGAAGACCCTAAGACGCATCATCACCATCTCCGTAATGTTGCAGTTCGCAAAATCAGATTCCGCCCCGATAAGGATCTTCACAAAGCGTTAGGAAAGATGGATTTTGAAAACAAAACCTACAAAGACGGTACATCCACACTTCCTATAAAATCAGCCGTTAACGCTGCACTAAAAGAGTTGTTTGAAGAGAGTCCGATAATCACCGTTAACGACCTCCGTCGCCGTCTGAACCTTTCTACCACCTACGCCTATCAACTTACAGCACAGTTAGAACATGAAAAGAAAATCATCAACATCGGTTCACGTTATCGCAAAATATATAAAAAAGGGTAA
- the glgP gene encoding alpha-glucan family phosphorylase, with amino-acid sequence MKIKSDYSNEPQWKEVTVKSTLPKELACLDELAHNMWWAWNYEARNMFKALDEELYEEVGHNPVQLLERLSYDRKEAIVKDKKLMKQVSDVYKKFRTYMDVKPNKKRASVAYFCMEFGLNQALKIYSGGLGILAGDYIKEASDSNVDFCAVGFLYRFGYFTQSLSMDGQQIAKYDAQNFNSLPIERELDENGNQVVVDVPYRNYMVHALVWRVNVGRIKLYLLDTDNDMNSEFDRPITHSLYGGDWENRLKQEILLGIGGILTLKKLGIKKDIYHCNEGHAALCNLQRLCDYIESGLTFNQAMELVRASSLYTVHTPVPAGHDYFDEELFGKYMGDYPAKLGISWDEFIGMGRTNPDDHSERFCMSTFACNTCQEINGVSKLHGWVSQKMFAPLWKGYFPEENAVGYVTNGVHLPTWTATEWRKLYDKYFDKSFMSDQSNESIWHAIYNVPDAEIWETRMALKQKLIKYIRDKFTKQWLRNQGDPAKVVSILERINPNALMIGFCRRFATYKRAHLLFTDLERLEKIVNNPERPVLFFFSGKAHPADGAGQGLIKRIFEISRMPQFLGKIIFLEDYDMQLARRLVSGVDIWMNTPTRPLEASGTSGEKAEMNGVVNLSVLDGWWVEGYREGAGWALPEKRTYQNQGYQDQLDAATIYGLLENEIAPLYFNKDAKKGYSEDWVKVVKNSIATIAPHYTMKRQLDDYYDKFYESQAKRSHKLEADDNKLAKEIALWKESVAERWDSIYVVSKNEDALQDISTGHKIKVTYTIDEQGLNDAVGLELVFLKNAPVDDVNIHKVIPFKMVKTEGNHYTFEATFDATVAGAYKYAVRMYPKNDLLPHRQDFAYVKWIG; translated from the coding sequence ATGAAAATTAAATCAGATTATTCCAACGAACCTCAGTGGAAAGAGGTAACTGTAAAGTCAACTCTGCCAAAGGAACTGGCATGTCTTGATGAGCTTGCTCACAATATGTGGTGGGCATGGAATTACGAAGCACGCAACATGTTCAAAGCTCTCGATGAGGAACTCTATGAAGAGGTTGGACATAATCCTGTCCAGCTCCTTGAGCGTCTTAGCTACGACCGTAAGGAAGCTATCGTAAAGGACAAAAAGCTGATGAAGCAGGTGAGTGATGTCTATAAGAAGTTCCGTACTTATATGGACGTTAAGCCTAACAAGAAGCGTGCTTCTGTTGCTTACTTCTGTATGGAGTTTGGTCTTAACCAGGCTTTGAAGATTTATTCTGGTGGTCTTGGTATATTGGCAGGTGACTACATTAAGGAAGCTTCTGACTCTAATGTAGACTTCTGTGCTGTAGGTTTCCTCTATCGCTTTGGTTACTTCACACAGAGTCTTTCTATGGACGGCCAGCAGATTGCTAAGTACGATGCACAGAATTTCAACTCTCTTCCTATTGAGCGTGAGCTTGATGAGAATGGCAATCAGGTTGTTGTTGATGTACCTTACCGTAACTATATGGTACACGCACTTGTATGGCGTGTAAACGTTGGACGTATTAAGCTTTACTTGCTCGATACAGACAACGATATGAACTCTGAGTTCGACCGTCCTATCACTCACTCTCTCTATGGTGGTGATTGGGAAAACCGTTTGAAGCAAGAGATTCTGCTTGGTATCGGTGGTATTCTTACCTTGAAGAAATTGGGTATCAAGAAGGATATCTATCACTGCAATGAAGGTCACGCAGCACTTTGTAATCTCCAGCGTCTTTGTGACTACATTGAGAGTGGCTTGACATTTAATCAGGCTATGGAGCTTGTACGTGCCTCATCACTTTATACCGTTCACACCCCAGTTCCTGCAGGTCACGACTACTTCGACGAGGAACTCTTCGGTAAGTATATGGGTGATTATCCTGCAAAGCTCGGTATCTCTTGGGATGAGTTCATCGGTATGGGACGTACAAATCCAGACGATCACAGCGAGCGTTTCTGTATGAGTACTTTCGCTTGTAACACCTGTCAGGAAATCAATGGTGTATCAAAACTTCACGGTTGGGTAAGCCAGAAGATGTTTGCTCCATTGTGGAAGGGTTACTTCCCAGAGGAGAACGCTGTAGGTTATGTTACCAATGGTGTACACCTCCCAACATGGACAGCAACAGAGTGGCGTAAGCTTTACGATAAGTACTTCGATAAGAGCTTTATGAGTGACCAGAGCAATGAGTCTATCTGGCACGCAATCTATAATGTTCCAGATGCAGAAATCTGGGAGACACGTATGGCTTTGAAGCAGAAGCTTATCAAGTATATCCGTGATAAGTTCACTAAGCAGTGGCTCCGCAACCAGGGTGATCCAGCTAAGGTCGTATCTATCCTTGAGCGTATCAACCCTAACGCATTGATGATTGGTTTCTGCCGTCGCTTTGCTACTTATAAGCGTGCACACTTGCTCTTCACCGACCTTGAGCGTTTGGAGAAGATTGTAAACAACCCAGAGCGTCCAGTTCTGTTCTTCTTCTCAGGTAAGGCACACCCAGCTGATGGCGCAGGTCAGGGACTTATCAAGCGTATCTTCGAGATTTCTCGTATGCCACAGTTCCTCGGTAAGATTATCTTCCTTGAGGACTACGATATGCAGTTGGCTCGTCGTCTCGTTTCTGGAGTTGATATCTGGATGAACACACCAACTCGTCCACTCGAGGCAAGTGGTACATCTGGTGAGAAGGCAGAGATGAACGGTGTTGTAAACCTCTCAGTACTCGATGGCTGGTGGGTTGAAGGCTACCGTGAGGGTGCAGGATGGGCATTGCCAGAGAAGCGTACCTATCAGAATCAGGGCTATCAGGATCAGCTCGATGCAGCTACTATCTACGGTCTGCTTGAGAACGAGATCGCACCTCTCTACTTCAATAAGGATGCTAAGAAGGGCTACTCAGAGGACTGGGTAAAGGTTGTGAAGAACTCTATCGCAACTATCGCTCCTCACTATACAATGAAGCGTCAGCTTGACGACTATTATGACAAGTTCTATGAGAGTCAGGCTAAGCGTTCTCATAAGCTTGAGGCTGATGATAATAAACTTGCTAAGGAGATTGCTCTTTGGAAGGAATCTGTAGCAGAGCGTTGGGACAGCATCTATGTTGTTTCTAAGAACGAGGATGCATTGCAGGACATTTCTACAGGTCATAAGATTAAGGTTACTTACACAATCGACGAGCAGGGCTTGAACGATGCAGTAGGTCTTGAGTTGGTATTCTTAAAGAATGCACCTGTTGATGACGTAAACATCCACAAGGTAATCCCATTCAAGATGGTGAAGACAGAGGGTAATCACTATACCTTCGAGGCTACTTTTGATGCAACTGTAGCAGGTGCTTATAAGTACGCTGTTCGTATGTATCCTAAGAACGATCTCTTGCCACACCGTCAGGACTTCGCTTATGTGAAGTGGATTGGATAA